A genomic segment from Pseudoalteromonas nigrifaciens encodes:
- a CDS encoding alkaline phosphatase family protein, producing the protein MKQWIVKAISVCLLLGMSNAFAAKEQTVVLISIDGMRWDYIEKHGAPNLKAMGDRGVRAQKLIPVYPTKTFPNHLSIITGLLPVNHGIVDNRFCDKARNNECYSMGKGFTDSTWVSGTPLWNLAKMQGLKSAVYFWPESDARFNGMTPDYYFHYSQHSDYQDRVDQIVQWLSLPKAQRPRFVAGYFSLVDSMGHKYGPDAIQTRDAVKQLDELMGQLQARLSKLDQEVNLVIVSDHGMAQLDPAKSILVSSLPKDDNFLVKNTGPRLLIYTKPEAVNADIEGYKARLQQAAKGRYTVLTAEQLAGYHYNKGTRVGDIVVQTTAPAIFASSEKAGPIGTHGYAYTDDMAATFLAVGPAFKKGMSIEQVNNLDIYPVLAKIMGLKLLSKTDGDGKSLMPAVQRKMIVH; encoded by the coding sequence ATGAAACAGTGGATTGTAAAGGCAATATCGGTTTGCCTTTTATTAGGGATGAGTAATGCGTTTGCCGCAAAAGAGCAAACGGTAGTACTTATATCAATTGATGGTATGCGCTGGGATTATATAGAAAAACATGGTGCGCCTAATTTAAAAGCAATGGGTGATCGCGGTGTAAGAGCGCAAAAGTTGATTCCGGTTTATCCTACCAAAACGTTTCCTAACCATCTTTCAATTATTACCGGCTTACTCCCTGTTAATCATGGCATTGTTGACAATAGATTTTGTGATAAAGCCCGTAATAATGAATGCTATAGCATGGGCAAAGGCTTTACCGATAGTACTTGGGTTAGCGGTACGCCGTTGTGGAACTTGGCTAAAATGCAGGGACTTAAATCGGCAGTTTATTTTTGGCCTGAGTCGGATGCGCGTTTTAACGGCATGACCCCTGACTACTATTTTCATTACTCGCAGCATAGTGACTATCAAGACCGGGTTGATCAAATAGTGCAGTGGTTAAGTTTACCTAAAGCGCAGCGCCCGCGGTTTGTTGCAGGTTATTTTTCATTGGTAGATAGCATGGGACATAAATATGGGCCCGATGCGATTCAAACGCGCGATGCAGTTAAACAACTCGATGAGTTAATGGGGCAGTTACAAGCGCGTTTAAGCAAATTAGATCAAGAAGTAAACTTAGTGATAGTGTCGGATCATGGTATGGCGCAGCTTGATCCAGCTAAAAGTATATTAGTTAGTAGTTTACCTAAAGATGACAACTTTTTAGTAAAAAATACCGGCCCGCGGTTACTTATTTATACAAAACCTGAGGCGGTTAATGCCGATATTGAGGGCTATAAAGCGCGTTTACAACAAGCAGCTAAAGGACGTTATACGGTATTAACGGCTGAGCAGTTAGCGGGCTATCATTATAATAAAGGCACCCGTGTAGGCGATATTGTAGTGCAAACAACGGCACCAGCAATATTTGCTAGTTCAGAAAAAGCAGGCCCTATAGGCACCCACGGTTATGCTTATACCGATGATATGGCAGCAACCTTTTTAGCTGTTGGCCCTGCGTTTAAAAAGGGTATGAGTATTGAGCAAGTTAATAACTTAGATATTTACCCGGTATTGGCAAAAATAATGGGGCTAAAGTTACTTAGTAAAACCGACGGCGACGGTAAAAGCTTAATGCCCGCTGTGCAGCGAAAAATGATAGTGCATTAA
- a CDS encoding benzoate/H(+) symporter BenE family transporter produces MAGIDQLVSRVMAGLVAVIIGFTSSVALIYQVVIVLGGTPELVASWILMLGLVMGSTSIILSYYYKVPILIAWSTTGAALLISTADGYNLNEAVGAFMLCALLVFLSGVTGWFEKVMNRIPSELACAMLAGVLVTFGIDVFNFMNELPLMIGLMVLVYCIGKRYFARFTMLSVLITGVLLAWNMGHIDTSNLQWQASSFAYIAPSFNFQAFISISIPLYIVTMTSQNLPGIAVLKAHNYKAPISASLNVTGFINLVTAPFGTYSINLAAITAAICMSEDADKNPDKRYWASIAGGVFYIIMALCAATLVAVVASLPQALILALAGIALFGTIASSLQQALHSSQYSEAAIITFLVTASDLTLWSVGSACWGIIAGVLTLFIIRKG; encoded by the coding sequence ATGGCAGGGATTGATCAGTTAGTTAGCCGTGTAATGGCAGGGTTGGTGGCCGTTATTATTGGCTTTACCAGCTCAGTAGCACTGATTTACCAGGTGGTTATTGTGCTTGGTGGCACGCCTGAGTTAGTAGCCAGCTGGATTTTAATGCTGGGCTTAGTAATGGGCAGCACCTCTATTATTTTATCGTATTATTATAAAGTGCCTATATTAATTGCGTGGTCGACTACAGGGGCTGCACTGCTAATTTCTACCGCCGATGGCTATAACCTAAATGAGGCCGTAGGGGCATTTATGCTCTGTGCACTATTGGTATTTTTATCGGGAGTGACGGGCTGGTTTGAAAAAGTTATGAACCGTATTCCCAGTGAGCTTGCCTGTGCCATGCTTGCGGGCGTATTAGTTACTTTTGGCATTGACGTATTTAACTTTATGAACGAATTACCGTTAATGATTGGCTTAATGGTATTAGTTTACTGCATAGGTAAACGTTACTTTGCACGTTTTACTATGTTAAGTGTACTAATAACCGGCGTATTACTGGCGTGGAATATGGGCCATATTGATACCAGCAACTTGCAATGGCAAGCTAGTAGTTTTGCTTATATAGCCCCAAGTTTTAACTTTCAGGCATTTATTAGTATTAGTATTCCTTTATATATAGTAACCATGACCTCACAAAACTTACCCGGTATTGCAGTACTAAAAGCCCATAATTATAAAGCGCCAATTTCGGCGTCACTTAATGTAACGGGTTTTATTAATTTAGTAACAGCGCCATTTGGCACCTATTCAATTAATTTGGCTGCCATAACAGCCGCCATTTGTATGAGTGAAGATGCAGATAAAAACCCCGATAAACGTTATTGGGCGAGCATAGCCGGTGGCGTTTTTTATATTATTATGGCGCTGTGCGCAGCAACATTAGTAGCCGTAGTGGCCAGCTTACCGCAAGCATTAATTTTAGCTTTAGCGGGTATTGCATTATTTGGCACTATTGCTTCAAGCCTGCAGCAAGCACTGCATAGCTCACAATATAGCGAAGCCGCCATAATTACATTTTTAGTCACCGCGTCAGATTTAACCCTGTGGTCGGTAGGCTCAGCTTGCTGGGGAATTATAGCCGGCGTATTAACGCTATTTATTATCCGTAAGGGTTAA
- the hemH gene encoding ferrochelatase yields the protein MSRFSAVTDNPHDGRFNQKTGILLTNLGSPDAPTASALRTYLREFLSDPRIVEIPRFVWMIILHGIILRIRPKRSAKLYESIWTENGSPLTHITRQQSLKLNALLKEHGYTNTEVVMAMRYGNPSIEAGLEQLRDKGLTRIIVLPLYPQYSSPTTGSTFDAVSNVLRKWRWVPELHFINGYHKNTRYIESLANSISEDLAANGMPQKLVFSYHGMPKLFLERGDPYHCLCLQTTRLVIEKLGLDKDQVISTFQSRFGKAEWLKPYTDATLESFPAQGIKDIAIISPAFSADCLETLEELEGENREIFEHAGGEKYRYIAALNERDDHIDAMFDILKPML from the coding sequence GTGTCGCGATTTTCTGCCGTTACCGATAATCCCCATGATGGGCGTTTCAATCAAAAAACAGGCATATTACTCACCAACTTAGGCAGCCCTGATGCGCCAACAGCAAGTGCTTTGCGTACTTATTTACGTGAGTTTTTATCAGATCCACGTATTGTAGAAATACCACGTTTTGTATGGATGATTATTCTCCATGGTATTATTTTACGTATTCGCCCAAAACGCTCTGCCAAGCTTTATGAAAGTATATGGACCGAAAACGGCTCACCACTTACCCATATTACTCGCCAGCAAAGCCTAAAATTAAATGCGCTATTAAAAGAGCATGGCTATACCAATACCGAAGTGGTTATGGCTATGCGTTACGGCAATCCTTCAATTGAAGCTGGGTTGGAACAACTTCGCGATAAAGGCCTTACGCGCATAATTGTATTACCGTTATACCCACAATACTCAAGCCCAACTACGGGCTCAACCTTTGACGCGGTATCAAACGTGCTGCGTAAATGGCGCTGGGTTCCTGAGCTGCATTTTATAAACGGCTATCACAAAAACACGCGTTACATAGAGTCGTTAGCTAACAGTATTAGCGAAGATTTAGCAGCCAATGGTATGCCACAAAAACTCGTTTTTTCGTACCATGGTATGCCTAAACTATTTTTAGAACGAGGCGATCCGTATCACTGTTTATGCCTACAAACCACACGTTTAGTAATCGAAAAGCTTGGCCTTGATAAAGACCAAGTAATAAGTACCTTTCAAAGCCGCTTTGGTAAAGCAGAATGGTTAAAGCCTTATACCGACGCTACCCTTGAAAGCTTTCCTGCACAAGGCATAAAAGATATTGCCATAATTAGCCCCGCGTTTAGTGCTGACTGCTTAGAAACCCTCGAGGAGTTAGAGGGCGAAAACCGTGAAATTTTTGAACATGCCGGCGGTGAGAAATACCGTTACATTGCTGCACTAAACGAGCGAGACGATCACATAGACGCCATGTTTGATATATTAAAACCAATGCTTTAA
- a CDS encoding TonB-dependent receptor plug domain-containing protein has protein sequence MSTYRLNTLAVAVAFAFSAPSMVNAQEAPVKAVKNIEQISVLGSRVSNRTSTESSSPIDLIDADDLNKGGFTELGQSLQATAPSFNFSRTQVSDGSDLFRPATLRGLQPDQTLVLINGKRRHNQAIFGLTSTVGGGSAGTDMNAIPLVALKGVEVLRDGAAAQYGSDAIAGVINLSLNNSTGVTTGYVQYSETGEGDGETVSVGLNRGFDLGSEGGFINLSLEHRDAQSTNRAERDIGGSLDVAPGTLSKDVRWSQGNAESEFTSLFYNMALPVGGDNELYSFGGYSERTALGNGFYRNFNEAGKNVTQVYADGFLPQIFNEAQDISLALGLKGEINTDWGYDVSAVYGENQYDFTSRNSINASYAAEYVANNPNASDADIAANAGPSGGYSGGFRFDQTTVNADINGIIDIGRSEPLYLSFGAEYRKENYEIVPGEEASYACGLANMDTSYPSVNDPNQFAECGFQAYNGLRPEASNSQSRDSYAFYVDAETMITDAWNVSGALRYEDFSDAGDDLIGKLATRYEFNDDFAVRAAASTGFRAPSLQQSGYTAFTTNLGSDGTLSQSFTATTGSAFPSALGVNSLELETSKNLSAGFVYDVTSELSLTVDFYHVEIKDRITLGSLLSADDVAFSAEAVAALQATGAVQANYFSNSLDSTTQGVDIIASYRTELDGGNLGITFAGNLNETKIDNVNAAPGIPKNVALDDIQSSFLTDGQPGERGTLTFDYERDAYSSMIRFNYFGETDVKYFANDHISLPGFLSPTGSFKPTSTVESAVLVDLNVTYQINDTFAVSVGADNVFDETPDELGDDEVLNFISNGGFKYPLRAVPYGFDGRSYYAKLSFSF, from the coding sequence ATGTCAACATATCGTTTAAACACACTCGCTGTTGCCGTTGCTTTTGCTTTTAGCGCGCCAAGCATGGTTAACGCACAAGAAGCACCGGTTAAAGCTGTAAAAAATATTGAGCAAATATCAGTATTAGGATCACGCGTATCAAATCGTACTTCTACTGAATCTTCATCTCCTATTGATTTAATTGACGCGGACGATCTAAATAAAGGTGGCTTTACCGAACTTGGGCAAAGCTTACAAGCAACCGCACCTTCATTTAACTTTTCGCGTACGCAAGTATCTGACGGCTCTGATTTATTTAGACCTGCCACTTTACGTGGTTTACAGCCAGATCAAACACTAGTATTAATAAATGGTAAGCGCCGTCATAATCAAGCCATTTTTGGTTTAACCAGTACGGTTGGTGGTGGTTCAGCGGGCACCGATATGAATGCGATTCCGCTAGTTGCTTTAAAAGGTGTTGAAGTACTACGCGATGGCGCTGCAGCACAGTATGGCTCTGATGCTATTGCAGGGGTTATTAACTTATCGCTTAACAATTCAACCGGCGTTACTACAGGTTATGTACAATATAGCGAAACCGGCGAAGGCGATGGCGAAACAGTATCGGTTGGCTTAAATCGTGGTTTTGATTTAGGCAGCGAAGGTGGATTTATTAACCTATCACTTGAGCACCGTGATGCACAAAGCACTAACCGTGCAGAGCGCGATATTGGCGGCTCACTTGATGTAGCACCTGGTACGCTTTCTAAAGATGTACGCTGGAGCCAAGGTAATGCAGAGAGCGAATTTACCTCACTATTTTATAATATGGCACTGCCAGTTGGTGGCGATAATGAACTTTACTCATTTGGTGGCTATTCTGAACGTACCGCTTTAGGTAATGGTTTTTACCGAAACTTTAATGAAGCTGGCAAAAACGTAACTCAAGTATACGCAGATGGTTTTTTACCGCAGATTTTTAACGAAGCACAAGATATTTCACTTGCACTTGGACTTAAAGGCGAAATTAATACCGACTGGGGATACGATGTATCGGCGGTGTATGGTGAAAACCAATACGACTTTACTTCACGTAACAGCATTAATGCCTCGTATGCGGCAGAGTATGTTGCTAATAACCCAAATGCGAGTGACGCTGATATAGCGGCTAATGCGGGCCCAAGTGGTGGGTATTCAGGTGGTTTCCGTTTTGATCAAACTACAGTTAATGCCGACATTAATGGCATTATAGATATTGGTCGTAGTGAGCCTCTTTATTTGTCGTTTGGCGCAGAGTACCGTAAAGAAAATTACGAAATAGTCCCAGGGGAAGAAGCTTCTTATGCGTGTGGTTTAGCTAATATGGATACCTCGTATCCGTCAGTTAACGATCCTAATCAATTTGCAGAGTGTGGTTTTCAAGCTTATAACGGTTTGCGCCCTGAAGCGTCAAATTCACAAAGCCGCGACAGTTATGCATTTTATGTAGATGCTGAAACCATGATCACCGATGCATGGAACGTAAGTGGTGCACTGCGCTACGAAGATTTCTCGGATGCAGGCGATGATTTAATTGGTAAATTAGCAACGCGTTATGAGTTTAATGATGACTTTGCCGTGCGCGCTGCTGCATCTACAGGCTTTAGAGCACCGTCGTTACAACAAAGTGGCTATACAGCGTTTACCACTAACTTAGGCTCAGACGGCACGTTAAGCCAATCGTTTACAGCAACCACAGGTTCGGCATTTCCTTCTGCTTTAGGGGTTAATAGTTTAGAGCTAGAAACATCTAAAAACTTAAGCGCAGGCTTTGTTTATGATGTAACCAGCGAGCTTTCGTTAACGGTTGATTTTTACCACGTAGAAATTAAAGACCGTATAACGCTAGGTAGTTTATTATCAGCAGATGATGTGGCATTTAGTGCAGAGGCAGTTGCTGCATTACAAGCAACCGGTGCAGTGCAAGCAAACTATTTCTCAAATTCTTTAGATTCAACTACGCAAGGTGTTGATATTATTGCATCTTACCGTACTGAACTGGACGGTGGTAACTTAGGTATTACTTTTGCGGGTAACCTAAACGAAACTAAAATTGATAATGTAAATGCAGCACCCGGTATTCCAAAAAATGTCGCGCTTGATGATATACAAAGCAGCTTTTTAACAGACGGCCAACCAGGTGAGCGTGGTACGTTAACCTTTGATTATGAGCGCGATGCTTATAGTTCAATGATACGCTTTAACTACTTTGGCGAAACCGATGTTAAATACTTTGCTAACGACCATATTTCGTTACCTGGGTTTTTATCACCTACGGGTTCATTTAAGCCTACCAGCACGGTTGAGTCAGCAGTATTGGTTGACTTAAACGTGACTTACCAAATTAACGATACGTTTGCTGTATCGGTTGGTGCTGATAACGTATTTGACGAAACGCCAGATGAATTAGGTGATGATGAAGTACTTAACTTTATCTCTAATGGCGGATTTAAATACCCATTACGTGCCGTACCTTATGGTTTTGATGGCCGTAGCTACTATGCAAAATTAAGCTTTAGCTTTTAA
- the arfA gene encoding ribosome alternative rescue factor ArfA, which produces MTKKSKTKTATNSAVDTGRGVIRHNALAALVTSKVFKPQVVKAKKGKGSFKRSNKHSGQESYLIAA; this is translated from the coding sequence ATGACTAAAAAATCGAAAACAAAAACGGCCACTAACAGCGCCGTAGATACTGGCCGCGGTGTTATAAGGCACAATGCGTTGGCTGCACTGGTTACCTCTAAAGTGTTTAAACCACAAGTGGTTAAAGCTAAAAAAGGTAAAGGCTCTTTTAAGCGCAGCAACAAGCATTCAGGACAAGAGTCCTATTTAATCGCCGCTTAA